The region GGTCCTCTATGCTTGGGGCCGCGCGAAATACCGGCGGGTGGCGGAAGCAATCCGCGAGGCAGGAGTGTTTCTCGTGCTCAATCAGGATAGCGGCGGCTTGGTCAGTCCGCGCCTCGATCTCGCCGCATGGTGGCGCGAGCAGCTCGTTCTATCCGGCGCCGGCAGAACTGCTGGCGGTTGGTGGCGCTTCTCAAAGCTAGCCCTTCGCGGCCTCACTGTCGGTCTCACTGTCTCAGACCTCTTGCGAGCCGAACATCTTCGCGCAGGAAATGTCATCGCCTGCGTGACACCGGTAGCGGCAGATCACTACCGCGAATTCTGCCGCATCTACGGCGGCGCTGATTTTGCCAGCCGGGTGCATGTGGTCCCGCATCCGGTAAATCCTCTGTTCCGGTTCGATGGGCGCCCGAAGACGCGCACCGTCACCGCCATCGGACGATGGGACGATGTCACCCAAAAGCGCCCCGAGCTACTGATGGCAGCCGCCGCCAATCTGTTAGACGCCGATCCTCACGTGACGGTGGAAATCGTGGGACAGGCAACTGCGGAGCTTCAGAAGTGGGCAGAGAAGCGCGAACGAGTCTGTCTTCATGGCCGTATCCTGCCCGAAGCCATCGCCGAAATCTTGTCCCACACCCAGATCCTCTGGTGTCCTTCCGCCTTCGAATCCTTCCATATCGCGAGCGGCGAGGCCTTGTGCTGCGGCTGCTCGGTGGTAGCAGCGGTGTCACCGTCCCTGGCAGCATTCCCGTGGTTCGTCAGTGAGGCATCGGGCTCGCTGGCAGCGACCGATGATGTCGCAGGTCACGTTGCAGCCCTCCGCAGCGAATTGCACGCGTGGGACGAAGGGACTCGCAATGCAGCATCCATTGCCGCCACATGGCAATCACGTCTGCATGCGCCGGAAGTGGCGCGGCTCGTCCTTTCGATTGCCGCGGGAGAAATGAATCACAAGACCTGACCCGCCGATGGACTTCACCATCATCACGCCAAACCTGAACTACGGTCGCTTCCTCGGCGACTGCCTGGCCAGCGTGGCCGCTCAGGAAGGCGTGACCCTCGAGCATCTCGTCTTCGATGGCGGCTCCACCGATGACAGCGCCGCAGTGGCCTCGCGCTTTCCTCATGTCCAGTGGTCGGTCGAGAAGGACAACGGCATGTCGCAGGCGATCAATCGCGGCTTCGACGCTGCCCAAGGCGATTGGGTCATGTGGCTGAATGCCGATGACCGGCTGAAGCCAGGCGCCTTGTTAGAAATAGTCGCGAAGTTGCGCACAAGCACAGCCGACATCGTCTATGGCGACTTCGATTTAATCGATGAATCCGGCAGCCATCTGCGAACCGTCCGCCTGCCGGGCTGGTCACCCTTCGTTCACGTTCACCACCACTGCTACATCGGCTCGACTGCGGCCTTCTACCGCCGCTCCTCCGTGATTGCGGCAGGGCACCGGTTGCGTGAGGACTTCCGCTACGTGATGGACGGCGAATTCTACGCTCGCCTTCATGCCGCAGGACTGCGGTTCGAACACGTGCCGGTGACCGTGGCGGACTTCCGCCTGCACGGCAGCAATGCCTCCATGCGCCATCTCGGCAAAACCCGCGATCTCGACACGATCCTCCAGGCGGAACGCCAGCACGTGGAGTCGCGTGCGATCCGCCGCGCCTACGGCACCACGCTTTTCGACGACCCCTATCTGAATGGCCTGATCGATGGCGTCTTGTGGATCGCCGCGCGCAGCTGGAAGGTCGCCTTGCGCACTTTGGGAAAATGAACCCGGTTCTAACAACTCCGCGCGTCGCGGTCGTGTTCGCCTGCTACAACCGGCGCGACACCGCGCTCGAATGCGTGAAGCGATTGCGCGCCCAATCACGCCAACCCGACCGCGTGATCGTGGCTGACAACGCATCGACCGACGGTTCAGCCGCTGCCTTGAACGGGCTCTGCTGGGATGCCCTCGAAATCCTCGATATCGGCGACAACCTCGGCAATGCCGGCGGCGTGCAAGCAGCGATGGAGCATGCCTTCGCCCATGGCATGGATGCCGTATGGATCCTCGATGACGACTCGTGGCCGCGTCCGGATGCCTTGGAAGAAATGCTGCGCTCGCCGTGGCGCGACGATGCCCTGATTCATCCGCTCCAGGAAGACCCCGCCACCGGACGCTTCACCTGGCCACTGCAAGTCGTGGCCGAAGACGGCTCGGTATCGCTCGCTCACACCCGCGACGAACTCCCCGATCGACCACTCGTCCGCAGCCGCGGCGTGTGGACCGGCGCGATGATCCCGAAGAAAGTCCGCGAAGCCGCCGGGCCGGTGAAGGGCGAGCTCTTCATCCGCGGTGAGGACGAGGAATACCCCTGGCGAATCGAAAAGGCCGGCTTTCCGACCTACGCCGTCACCGCCGCGGTGATGGACCATCCCGGCCCGAAGGACCTCGTGCAGTGGCGCTTCCTCGGCCGCAGCCTCTTTCTCGAACGCGGCTTGGCCGACTGGAAGCTGCACTACAAGGTGCGCAACATGGTCTGGCTGAAACGCCAACAGGCCGGCGCCACAGGCGCGCTCACGATGGCCCTCGCCTACGCGCTTTGCGTTGCCAGCGTAGACGGTCCCGCACGACTGCCATTGGTGTGGCGCGCTTTCCTCGATGGATGGCAGGGCAAGCTAGGTCGCTTGGCTGGCTGACGCATCTCCCGCTGCAGCTAGCTCGCTGGCCACCTTGCGCTCCCGCCACCACCGCGAAAGGCGCGAGTGCACGAGTATCGCCAGCACCACCCCCAAGGCATCGAAGGAAAGGTCGAACAAGTCCGACTCATCGAAGCCGAAGCCGAAGAGATACTGCGACCACTCGATCGCCCCGGCCAATAGCGCTGCGAACACCGCGCTCTTCCATCGACCAATCAGGAAGACGAGCACCAGCGTGGGGCCGAGAAAGAGCAGCGTGTGAAACAACGGCCGCGCCTGTTTGATGCGGTCCTTGATCTCTAACAGCAAGCTGCCGCCGAACGGCAATTCGCCCAGCGATTTCGGCACCTGAGCGGGCGGCGTGGCAGTTGAGGCCGGTGGCTTGGCCGCCGGAGGAACAGCCGGTGCCGACAAGACGGCTCGCCCTGCAGGTTCGCTGATGGCGAACAAGGGCGCCAGCGGGCGGATCGATCCCCACGGGCCGGGGACCGCCCATTGGGTCACGCAGAAAACCCAGAGCGCCGCAGCCAGCAGCGACGCACCGAGGCCGGAGGTGCGTCCCCATGTGGCGACCACGGCCGCCCACGCAAACCATCCTGCGAGCAGCACCCAGTGGCCGATCCGCCACCACGCCGTCTCACGGACGACATCGATGCGGCAATGCTTCAAGTGAAAGGACCCGGAACTCCCCAAGTGCTCCAGGCGAAGTACCGGCACCGCCGGACCATGAGGAGAATCATCCACCACACATGGGTTTTCGGCAGCATCGTTGCCACGGCTCGACACCAGATACTGGGCCTCCATCCGGTGATGCGCCGGATGCCACTCGATCATCACCCGCCCGTCCGACCATGGCGAAGGCCCCGGAACCAGCCCCTCCGCCTTCACCGCAAAGTCGAACATCAGGAACTCCACCTTTCCCGGCAGGGGAAGCGGCAACAGCTGAACGACGGCGCTCGATGGATTGCCGGCCGTTAAGGTGACCTCGGTGTTCCCCGCCGGATTCCGTTGAATCGTGACCCCGGGATCCGGCACCGCATCCCGTACCAGATCATCCAGCGACAGGTGTGGGTAGGAGGGATCGATCTCGAACCGATGCTGCCACGCCAGCCACGTCCCTGCGATGAGCAGGAGCAAGGCGAGCGGCAGGATCGGGAGGAACGCGCGGCGCACGGCGGGAAGACATCACGTTAGCACGTATCGTGCGAATCCTTTCCCGCGCCGCGGCTCGACATGACGGAAATGGCACCCCTACCTTGCCCTCGTTTTACCGCACCAGCGACCCATGCAAGCCATCTCCGGACTGTTCTTCTCCCTGTCGCTCGTGCTGGCCGTGGTCCTCGGCGGGCAAACGCTCGACTACACGTGGGGACCAGCACTCGTCGCCCTCGCGATCTCACTGGCCACCGGCGCTCTCCAGCTGTGGCAGCTGGGAAAACAGCCGAAGTCGGCCTGGTTCGCCTTCATCATCATCCTGGTGGCGAGCGGTTGGATTCTCTGGGGTTGCTGGGGCAGCCCGGTGACTGAGTTCGGTCGTTCGGATGCCTTGCTGGTCGTGGCTGCGCTGACGTCGTGCCTGTGGGCATGGACGATGCCGACTCGCGGTGTGGCCATCCGCTTCAGCGTCGCAGCCCTGGCCTTGCTCGGCTTCGCAAATCTGGCTCTCGTCCTGATTCAGCTGCGCGACCCGGCGTTCGCGTGGCCGTTCGCGTTCCGGCCCGTCCAACTCCCGTCCGGTCTCTTCGGACACTACAATCACCTCGCGGACTTCTCGCAGGTCTCCGCACTGATCCTGGCAGCGCGGGCGCTCTGGGCACGGGACAGCTTGGCCGAGAGGATCGTCCATGCGCTTGGTGCCTTGGCCGCTGTCGCGTGTGTCGCGTTGTGCGGCTCACGGGGCGGTGCCCTCAGCCTGGGAGTCGGAGTGGCGGTCCTGTGCCTCTGCCTCGCCCTTCTCGCGTGGCGGGACAAGAAGCGGAACCGCGGGATCATCATCGGCACCGCCGTGGCCGTGCCCGTGCTGATCGTGCTGCTCGCTCCGCTGGTCTTTTCCAAGATCCAGCAACGCCGCGGTGCCAAGGACCCGAAGGAAATCACCCAGGTCGCCGATGACCGCTTCCGCCTGACGCTCGCTGGCTATGCGATCAAAATCTCGACCACCCAGCCGTGGACGGGCAGTGGCAGCCGCAGCTTCGGCTGGAAAAAGAACGCCGTCGCCAATCCCGATGAGGACAAGCTCTGGGACCGCTTCAACGACGACTTCGTCCACAATGAACTCCTTC is a window of Luteolibacter sp. Y139 DNA encoding:
- a CDS encoding glycosyltransferase, translating into MSFSPSDVTPAARWFTCTPVDFSGGKDFFARDSGLLCRGFQALGIDSRAVMPGTSRADDEPDLIRTAYADLEDPAWWRSQRLDGVVLYAWGRAKYRRVAEAIREAGVFLVLNQDSGGLVSPRLDLAAWWREQLVLSGAGRTAGGWWRFSKLALRGLTVGLTVSDLLRAEHLRAGNVIACVTPVAADHYREFCRIYGGADFASRVHVVPHPVNPLFRFDGRPKTRTVTAIGRWDDVTQKRPELLMAAAANLLDADPHVTVEIVGQATAELQKWAEKRERVCLHGRILPEAIAEILSHTQILWCPSAFESFHIASGEALCCGCSVVAAVSPSLAAFPWFVSEASGSLAATDDVAGHVAALRSELHAWDEGTRNAASIAATWQSRLHAPEVARLVLSIAAGEMNHKT
- a CDS encoding glycosyltransferase family 2 protein, whose translation is MDFTIITPNLNYGRFLGDCLASVAAQEGVTLEHLVFDGGSTDDSAAVASRFPHVQWSVEKDNGMSQAINRGFDAAQGDWVMWLNADDRLKPGALLEIVAKLRTSTADIVYGDFDLIDESGSHLRTVRLPGWSPFVHVHHHCYIGSTAAFYRRSSVIAAGHRLREDFRYVMDGEFYARLHAAGLRFEHVPVTVADFRLHGSNASMRHLGKTRDLDTILQAERQHVESRAIRRAYGTTLFDDPYLNGLIDGVLWIAARSWKVALRTLGK
- a CDS encoding glycosyltransferase; amino-acid sequence: MNPVLTTPRVAVVFACYNRRDTALECVKRLRAQSRQPDRVIVADNASTDGSAAALNGLCWDALEILDIGDNLGNAGGVQAAMEHAFAHGMDAVWILDDDSWPRPDALEEMLRSPWRDDALIHPLQEDPATGRFTWPLQVVAEDGSVSLAHTRDELPDRPLVRSRGVWTGAMIPKKVREAAGPVKGELFIRGEDEEYPWRIEKAGFPTYAVTAAVMDHPGPKDLVQWRFLGRSLFLERGLADWKLHYKVRNMVWLKRQQAGATGALTMALAYALCVASVDGPARLPLVWRAFLDGWQGKLGRLAG
- a CDS encoding VanZ family protein — translated: MRRAFLPILPLALLLLIAGTWLAWQHRFEIDPSYPHLSLDDLVRDAVPDPGVTIQRNPAGNTEVTLTAGNPSSAVVQLLPLPLPGKVEFLMFDFAVKAEGLVPGPSPWSDGRVMIEWHPAHHRMEAQYLVSSRGNDAAENPCVVDDSPHGPAVPVLRLEHLGSSGSFHLKHCRIDVVRETAWWRIGHWVLLAGWFAWAAVVATWGRTSGLGASLLAAALWVFCVTQWAVPGPWGSIRPLAPLFAISEPAGRAVLSAPAVPPAAKPPASTATPPAQVPKSLGELPFGGSLLLEIKDRIKQARPLFHTLLFLGPTLVLVFLIGRWKSAVFAALLAGAIEWSQYLFGFGFDESDLFDLSFDALGVVLAILVHSRLSRWWRERKVASELAAAGDASASQAT
- a CDS encoding O-antigen ligase family protein encodes the protein MQAISGLFFSLSLVLAVVLGGQTLDYTWGPALVALAISLATGALQLWQLGKQPKSAWFAFIIILVASGWILWGCWGSPVTEFGRSDALLVVAALTSCLWAWTMPTRGVAIRFSVAALALLGFANLALVLIQLRDPAFAWPFAFRPVQLPSGLFGHYNHLADFSQVSALILAARALWARDSLAERIVHALGALAAVACVALCGSRGGALSLGVGVAVLCLCLALLAWRDKKRNRGIIIGTAVAVPVLIVLLAPLVFSKIQQRRGAKDPKEITQVADDRFRLTLAGYAIKISTTQPWTGSGSRSFGWKKNAVANPDEDKLWDRFNDDFVHNELLQAAVDYGWGGALLIVAAVLTTGLTGVAGLAGRDEADAGRRGALDAMVCGGLAAMTGTLCHSNFSFVSHTLPGAMYLGLAFGFALPRRELLGEFPSTAGRLVPCLIVVPLSIVLALTGWRASQTFRTLWPVSFGREFLGAAAPALAVEHVQHAMELWPGAELAGKGGQFSRNAAAAKGLPKSEQDAWLTQAVDFYTTAIRLNPYDPEWPVNRGNMLSALDRDNEAERDFERAIVLEGGTERNFRARFCFASHLYRRWYDAWTKERRAGEAMGQFIRARDLLREADQQGGLGQLGKDGQELVKSIEDTIRFLEGAHVQPEPVR